The proteins below are encoded in one region of Methanomassiliicoccus luminyensis B10:
- the iorA gene encoding indolepyruvate ferredoxin oxidoreductase subunit alpha: MRKVDRLDKLLAEGGRLLLLGNEAIARGLIEAGAGLAATYPGTPSSEVGGVLDDIAKDAGMYFEYSVNEKVAMEVAGAAAVSGVRSFVFMKHVGLNVASDAFMSLSYTGVRAGMVVMTADDPSCHSSQNEQDNRFYAKLGLVPMLEPSTPAECKDMVMEAFRVSEALGTPVLLRTTTRVNHARGAVELGTPALGKRKSVFEKDPRRFVTVPANARLGRVEQLKRMEKALEMAEASPLNFVDGSSDIGVIASGVAYTYAREWLDGVAVLKLGFSYPVPERMVLDFLRGKKTVVVLEELEPILEDEVRRIAQQSGINVEILGKRTGHLPRAFEYSPDLILALRSVLPVRKEKEPLPMPALKVPSRPPVLCAGCPHRATFYAAKKAVGREGAIYSTDIGCYTLGVQPPMRTADLTLCMGSSVGAANGFSEVTDQKVVGFIGDSTFFHGGIPGLINAVYNKHKFLLVILDNRTTAMTGHQPNPGTGRDYGGIESPPLPIEPLVRACGIQYVKTVDPYDLRTTTEAMKEALAFDGPSVVIAERACPLAMKKGGKLAPTIYEVDQEKCVHCYTCVAKFSCPALSKEGGDVKVDAASCIGCGGCAQVCPKNAIGVVQ, from the coding sequence ATGTACTTCGAGTACTCCGTGAACGAGAAGGTGGCCATGGAGGTCGCCGGGGCCGCCGCCGTGTCGGGGGTGAGGTCCTTTGTCTTCATGAAGCACGTCGGGCTGAACGTCGCCTCCGATGCCTTCATGTCCCTCTCCTACACCGGAGTGCGCGCTGGCATGGTGGTGATGACCGCCGACGATCCGTCCTGCCACTCCTCCCAGAACGAGCAGGACAACCGCTTCTACGCCAAGCTCGGCCTGGTGCCCATGCTGGAGCCGTCCACTCCCGCGGAGTGCAAGGACATGGTGATGGAGGCGTTCCGCGTCTCCGAGGCCCTGGGCACCCCGGTGCTGCTCAGAACGACCACCCGCGTGAACCACGCCCGGGGGGCCGTCGAGTTGGGGACCCCCGCCCTCGGCAAGAGGAAGAGCGTGTTCGAGAAGGACCCCCGGCGGTTCGTGACGGTGCCCGCCAACGCCCGCCTGGGCCGCGTGGAGCAGCTGAAGCGCATGGAAAAGGCGCTGGAGATGGCGGAAGCGTCGCCGCTCAACTTCGTGGACGGCAGCTCCGACATCGGGGTCATCGCCAGCGGCGTCGCCTACACCTACGCCAGGGAATGGCTCGACGGCGTGGCCGTGCTCAAGCTGGGATTCTCCTATCCGGTGCCGGAAAGGATGGTGCTGGACTTCCTGCGCGGCAAGAAGACGGTCGTGGTCCTGGAAGAGCTAGAGCCCATCCTGGAGGATGAGGTGCGCAGGATCGCGCAGCAGTCTGGCATCAACGTGGAGATACTGGGCAAGAGGACCGGGCATCTGCCCCGCGCGTTCGAATACTCGCCTGATCTCATTCTCGCTCTGAGATCGGTCCTGCCGGTCCGGAAGGAGAAGGAGCCGCTGCCGATGCCGGCGCTCAAGGTCCCGTCCCGCCCGCCGGTGCTGTGCGCTGGCTGTCCCCACCGTGCCACCTTCTATGCGGCCAAGAAAGCCGTCGGAAGAGAGGGGGCGATCTACTCCACCGACATAGGGTGCTATACTCTGGGGGTCCAGCCGCCGATGCGGACCGCCGACCTCACACTGTGCATGGGCTCGTCGGTCGGTGCGGCTAACGGGTTCTCCGAGGTCACGGACCAGAAGGTGGTCGGTTTCATCGGCGATTCGACGTTCTTCCATGGCGGCATACCGGGGCTGATCAATGCTGTGTACAACAAGCACAAGTTCCTGCTGGTCATACTCGACAACCGCACTACCGCCATGACCGGCCACCAGCCCAATCCGGGCACCGGGAGGGACTACGGGGGCATCGAGTCCCCGCCCCTTCCCATCGAGCCGCTGGTGCGGGCGTGCGGCATACAATACGTCAAGACGGTGGACCCGTACGACCTCCGGACCACCACCGAGGCGATGAAGGAAGCATTGGCGTTCGACGGCCCCTCGGTCGTCATCGCCGAGCGCGCCTGCCCCCTGGCCATGAAGAAGGGAGGAAAGCTCGCTCCCACCATATATGAAGTGGACCAGGAGAAGTGCGTGCACTGCTATACCTGCGTGGCCAAGTTCTCCTGCCCCGCCCTGAGCAAGGAGGGCGGCGACGTCAAGGTCGACGCGGCCTCCTGCATCGGGTGCGGCGGCTGTGCTCAGGTGTGCCCCAAGAACGCCATCGGGGTGGTACAATGA
- the iorB gene encoding indolepyruvate ferredoxin oxidoreductase subunit beta, which produces MKYNVQLVGVGGQGVLLASAVLGGAAVAEGLEVAMSEVHGMAQRGGSVLCSVRMGQGVISPLIPAGGADLLLGFEPAETYRHLGTVNRDSCIITNVTPVVPISASIGQDAYPPVDEIIAAMRSVSGNVISIDATAKAIEAGKAIAANSVLIGAMSAVKGFPLSPERMLDSLLQLVPAKARDINVRAFEMGFDEVTRSAKS; this is translated from the coding sequence ATGAAGTACAACGTGCAGCTGGTGGGCGTGGGCGGTCAGGGCGTGCTCTTGGCGTCCGCCGTCCTGGGGGGCGCGGCAGTGGCCGAGGGCCTCGAGGTGGCGATGTCGGAGGTGCACGGCATGGCCCAGCGCGGCGGCAGCGTCCTCTGCTCGGTGCGCATGGGGCAAGGGGTCATCAGCCCCCTGATACCCGCGGGCGGGGCGGATCTGCTGCTGGGGTTCGAGCCAGCGGAAACGTACCGGCACCTCGGCACCGTGAACAGGGACAGCTGCATAATCACCAACGTTACCCCGGTCGTGCCGATCAGCGCTTCCATCGGGCAGGACGCCTACCCGCCGGTGGACGAGATCATCGCGGCCATGCGGTCCGTCAGCGGTAACGTGATATCCATCGACGCTACCGCCAAGGCGATCGAGGCGGGCAAGGCCATCGCCGCCAACTCCGTGCTCATCGGCGCGATGTCCGCGGTTAAGGGCTTCCCGCTGTCCCCGGAGAGGATGCTCGATTCCCTGCTGCAGCTCGTGCCTGCCAAGGCCAGGGATATAAATGTAAGAGCGTTCGAGATGGGCTTCGACGAGGTCACAAGGTCCGCGAAGAGCTAG
- a CDS encoding zinc ribbon domain-containing protein has protein sequence MAGGAAADWDGDADIGPTSVTGGKFQCTVDLTNGGTADLHVTEVVYSIVWPFDPIMEGQNRWIEKVTIFQGEQVITPGGSHLFVGQVSADGSGGFRSEVLVTAYAEGEPPSVRVFTGDIAMAESAPADPVPLMAGILVASLAFMGMIIYYYVKNDIPLHMPLLWARPHARIKVVRNCPSCEREIPNDSKLCPYCGRKL, from the coding sequence ATGGCCGGTGGCGCTGCCGCGGATTGGGACGGCGATGCGGACATAGGCCCGACGAGCGTCACTGGGGGCAAGTTCCAGTGCACCGTGGACCTCACCAATGGCGGGACGGCGGACCTTCACGTGACGGAGGTCGTATACTCTATCGTCTGGCCGTTCGATCCGATAATGGAGGGGCAGAACCGGTGGATCGAGAAGGTGACGATATTCCAGGGCGAGCAGGTCATCACCCCGGGGGGATCTCATCTCTTCGTCGGACAGGTCAGCGCAGATGGCAGTGGCGGTTTCAGGTCCGAGGTCTTGGTGACCGCATATGCCGAGGGGGAGCCCCCTTCGGTCCGCGTTTTCACAGGGGATATCGCCATGGCAGAGTCGGCCCCCGCGGACCCTGTGCCTCTGATGGCTGGCATTCTGGTAGCGTCGCTTGCGTTCATGGGGATGATAATTTACTACTATGTCAAGAACGACATACCTCTTCATATGCCATTATTGTGGGCTCGGCCTCATGCCAGGATAAAGGTTGTCAGGAACTGCCCGTCCTGCGAGAGGGAGATACCCAATGACTCGAAGCTGTGTCCATACTGCGGCCGGAAGTTGTGA
- a CDS encoding ATP-NAD kinase family protein: MQPFKVAWGGGTEDEMKDALAEYFVGEMQASVLYILGPGTTMEAVGRKLGIDKTLLGVDAVYDWKQVAKDADEAALLALLDSYPDARIVVTPIGQQGFIFGRGNQQISPEVIWKAGVKNVVVLATPLKMRETRTLRVDTGDILLDDELRGYQRVIVEYGKQLVATVR, encoded by the coding sequence ATGCAGCCGTTCAAGGTCGCCTGGGGCGGGGGCACCGAGGACGAGATGAAGGACGCCCTGGCAGAGTACTTCGTGGGGGAGATGCAGGCCAGCGTGCTGTACATCCTTGGGCCCGGGACCACCATGGAGGCGGTGGGGCGGAAGCTGGGCATCGACAAGACATTGTTGGGCGTGGACGCGGTGTACGACTGGAAGCAGGTGGCCAAGGACGCCGACGAGGCCGCCTTGCTGGCGCTTTTGGATTCCTACCCCGACGCGCGAATCGTGGTGACACCCATCGGGCAGCAGGGCTTCATCTTCGGACGCGGGAACCAGCAGATCTCCCCCGAGGTCATCTGGAAGGCGGGGGTGAAGAACGTGGTGGTGCTGGCTACTCCGCTGAAGATGAGGGAGACCAGGACGCTGAGGGTCGACACCGGCGATATCCTGCTGGACGATGAGCTGCGAGGATACCAGAGGGTCATCGTGGAGTACGGGAAGCAGCTGGTGGCGACGGTCCGCTGA
- a CDS encoding ATP-NAD kinase family protein: MRVGLVINPIAGMGGAVGLKGTDSPATLDEARRRGASPISQERTAEALRAAGDLEGYEFLTAGGAMGEDVLRTFGADPLVVCRPGPETYDADTREACRALLEAGIDILVFTGGDGTARDVMDAVGESVPVIGIPSGVKMQSGVFANTPRDAGALLRRWRIEDLPSRRTEVMDIDEEQFRGGRISSSLYGYMLPPRSRP, translated from the coding sequence GTGCGCGTCGGTCTGGTCATCAACCCCATCGCCGGCATGGGCGGAGCGGTGGGCCTGAAAGGAACGGACTCCCCCGCGACCTTGGACGAAGCGAGGCGCAGGGGCGCCTCTCCGATCTCGCAGGAGCGGACCGCCGAAGCACTGCGGGCGGCCGGCGACCTCGAGGGGTACGAGTTCCTCACCGCCGGCGGGGCCATGGGCGAGGATGTCCTCAGGACGTTCGGCGCCGACCCACTGGTGGTATGCCGCCCCGGCCCCGAGACGTATGACGCCGACACCCGCGAGGCGTGCCGGGCGCTGCTGGAGGCGGGCATCGACATCCTGGTGTTCACCGGCGGCGACGGCACCGCCAGGGACGTCATGGACGCCGTTGGGGAGAGCGTCCCGGTCATCGGCATACCCTCCGGCGTCAAGATGCAGTCCGGGGTGTTCGCCAACACCCCCCGCGACGCCGGGGCGCTGCTCAGGCGGTGGAGAATAGAGGACCTTCCCTCCCGCCGCACCGAGGTCATGGACATCGACGAGGAGCAGTTCCGCGGGGGGCGCATCTCCTCGTCCCTGTACGGATACATGCTGCCCCCGAGGAGCCGGCCCTGA
- a CDS encoding ribbon-helix-helix domain-containing protein encodes MDGERISLRLEAEDLVLLDEFIERHPEYSNRSHFARIAFRSFIENLEGGSQEVSVAPVAKDNVITVEIPRMAHDTIVSSVRAGIYNSAEEAVVECVREKYIDTKQTLEAIKKAKVEAFQSQVQM; translated from the coding sequence ATGGACGGAGAAAGGATCTCACTGAGATTGGAAGCCGAGGACCTGGTGCTCCTCGATGAGTTCATCGAGAGACACCCGGAGTACTCCAACCGCTCCCACTTCGCGAGGATCGCTTTCCGCTCGTTCATAGAGAATCTCGAGGGAGGGTCCCAGGAGGTCAGCGTCGCTCCGGTAGCAAAGGACAACGTGATCACCGTGGAGATCCCCCGGATGGCGCACGACACTATCGTCAGCTCGGTACGGGCAGGAATATACAATTCCGCCGAGGAAGCGGTCGTGGAGTGCGTAAGGGAGAAGTACATCGACACCAAGCAGACCCTGGAGGCCATCAAGAAAGCGAAAGTGGAAGCCTTCCAGAGCCAGGTGCAGATGTAA